A region of the Stieleria neptunia genome:
TAGTGCTGTCGGTTCTGGACCCATTCAAAATAGCTGACGGTCACGCCGCCGGCGTTGGCCAGGATGTCGGGCAAGATGGTGACGCCGTGGTCATGCAGAATCCTGTCAGCGTCGGGATCGACGGGGCCGTTGGCGGCTTCAATGATCGCCTTGGCAGAGATCTGTTTGGCATTCTTTTCGGTGATCACGCCGCCGAGCGCCGCGGGAATCAGGATGTCGACGTTTGGCAGGGTCAGCAGCGCATCGGTCGGCAAGACCTCGCATTCGGTGAATCCTTCCAGCAGCCCGTAGGGATGTTGCAGTTTGTGATGGAGTGCGGCGGCGATATCCAAACCTTCTTTGCGGTAGTACGTTCCGGTGATGTCGCTGATCGCGATGACGGGGAATTGTGCTTCGGACAAGAACTTTGCCGCATGGGATCCGACGTTTCCGAACCCTTGGATGGCGATGCTGGTCGCTTCGGGTTTCATGCCCAGCCGCTTGGTCAGCTTGACCGTCAACGTGCCGACGCCGCGGCCGGTCGCTTCTTCGCGGCCCTTGGCGCCGTATTCTTCGACCGGTTTACCGGTGATCACGGCGGGGTTGAACCCGTGATACTTTTCCCATTGGTTGCGAAACCAGGCCATCACGCGATGATCGGTGCCCATGTCGGGTGCGGGGATATCGGTGTCGGGGCCGAC
Encoded here:
- a CDS encoding Glu/Leu/Phe/Val family dehydrogenase, translating into MRAFEATRRFFHTAAEHLDLNAQAREAMLMASREVRVQVSIERDDGSLATFVGFRVQHDNSRGPMKGGLRYHPEVNLDETRSLASLMTWKTAVVNLPYGGAKGGIGVDPRSLSQREMERLTRVFVDQIHDIVGPDTDIPAPDMGTDHRVMAWFRNQWEKYHGFNPAVITGKPVEEYGAKGREEATGRGVGTLTVKLTKRLGMKPEATSIAIQGFGNVGSHAAKFLSEAQFPVIAISDITGTYYRKEGLDIAAALHHKLQHPYGLLEGFTECEVLPTDALLTLPNVDILIPAALGGVITEKNAKQISAKAIIEAANGPVDPDADRILHDHGVTILPDILANAGGVTVSYFEWVQNRQHYRWTLDRVRQELDRTLSEAFEHVWQNAHERDLSLRTAAYMIGITRVRRASELAGLT